The genomic segment GCTACGGCATGACCACGGCAGCCAGTATGTTTCGGACGTATTCCAGGACGAAATCGCCTTCCTGGGCATCAAGAGTTCTCCGTCCTATGTGCGTGAGCCGCAGGGCAACGGGATCGCGGAGCGCTTCGTGCGCACCCTCAAGGAAAACCTGCTCTGGGTCAGGCACTTCGACACGGTTGAAGAACTGAGACTGGCCCTGCTGGAATTCAAGGAAACCTACAATCGGGAAT from the Desulfocurvus vexinensis DSM 17965 genome contains:
- a CDS encoding integrase core domain-containing protein, translating into LRHDHGSQYVSDVFQDEIAFLGIKSSPSYVREPQGNGIAERFVRTLKENLLWVRHFDTVEELRLALLEFKETYNREWIVGRHGYKTPAQVRKEQTAPVSIAA